A window of Infirmifilum lucidum contains these coding sequences:
- a CDS encoding flavin reductase family protein, with protein MRKVENIYLILHPRPAYVIGSGAVGEKVNFMAASWVSPIAEEPPLVGVAIDVTSYTHELLESYGEYTVNVLPVDRVEDIYFYGSRSGRGVDKSQRLSYRRGVKVRAPVLEASIGVLECRVFEKVRAKDVTFFIGEVLHAEADENLFDEKRGWNLKKVNLPLHNWGRGFYDVGKFYLVGSSD; from the coding sequence ATGAGAAAAGTTGAGAACATCTACCTCATTCTTCACCCCCGGCCAGCCTACGTCATAGGGAGTGGAGCTGTAGGCGAGAAAGTAAACTTCATGGCGGCGAGCTGGGTGTCGCCCATTGCCGAGGAGCCACCGCTCGTCGGCGTAGCGATTGATGTCACCAGCTACACTCACGAACTGCTAGAGAGCTACGGTGAATATACGGTGAATGTATTGCCGGTAGATAGAGTCGAGGACATTTATTTCTATGGTAGCAGGAGCGGTCGGGGCGTAGATAAGTCGCAGAGGCTGAGCTACAGAAGGGGCGTGAAGGTGAGGGCTCCCGTCCTAGAAGCCTCGATAGGCGTGCTAGAGTGCAGGGTTTTCGAGAAGGTCAGGGCAAAGGACGTTACGTTCTTTATCGGCGAAGTACTCCACGCGGAGGCCGACGAGAACTTGTTCGACGAGAAGAGAGGCTGGAACCTTAAGAAGGTGAACCTGCCTCTACACAACTGGGGGAGAGGCTTCTACGACGTCGGGAAGTTCTACCTCGTGGGCTCGAGTGATTAG
- a CDS encoding DNA-binding protein, which produces MSQQEVIYVGEKPASTYILEVLTLLKKGTRKLVIKARGHNISKAAQVTESVKRMTGGKIAYGQIKIYSEEVGEETEEKSVPVIEIEITSLL; this is translated from the coding sequence AGGTAATATACGTTGGGGAGAAGCCCGCAAGCACTTATATCCTGGAAGTCCTCACGCTCTTGAAGAAAGGTACGAGAAAACTCGTCATTAAAGCCAGGGGGCACAACATCTCGAAGGCAGCCCAAGTGACAGAGTCTGTAAAGCGCATGACGGGCGGTAAGATAGCATACGGGCAGATAAAGATATACAGCGAGGAAGTTGGAGAGGAAACAGAGGAAAAATCCGTCCCAGTTATAGAAATAGAGATCACTTCTCTCCTCTAA